A single window of Pseudomonadota bacterium DNA harbors:
- a CDS encoding flagellin has protein sequence MAITLGNNISSLRAQSRLAKTDLALNKTYEKLSSGLRINSASDDAAGLAIADDLRAKIRIGQVAVRNANDGISTIAIADSALGEVEGVLTRLAELAQQSSTGTFSSTQRSALQSEFTALSSEIERIAVTTEFNGIKILSGSTSITLQVGFDSASTSQITINNVTGTLAALGLASSGSSVLTYSLNASSLELSQSASRITLDAVTGAIQSLAQTRGSLGAIESRLHLAVSNLSVARENFAAAESRIRDLDIAEEAANLTRLNILQNAGVAVLAQANQAPALALKLLS, from the coding sequence ATGGCTATTACATTAGGCAATAATATCTCGTCTTTGCGAGCGCAATCGCGACTAGCAAAAACTGACCTTGCGTTAAACAAAACCTACGAAAAGTTAAGCTCCGGTCTTCGGATCAATTCAGCGAGTGACGATGCCGCAGGCCTCGCCATCGCTGATGATCTGAGAGCGAAGATTCGCATCGGTCAGGTAGCGGTGCGAAACGCAAACGACGGCATATCAACGATAGCGATCGCAGACTCTGCGCTGGGGGAGGTCGAAGGTGTGTTAACACGCCTTGCAGAGCTCGCGCAGCAGTCTTCAACCGGTACGTTCTCGTCGACTCAGCGTTCTGCGCTGCAAAGTGAATTTACGGCGCTTAGCTCAGAAATTGAGCGAATCGCGGTAACCACTGAGTTCAACGGGATAAAGATCCTGTCGGGCTCAACCAGCATAACGTTGCAGGTTGGATTTGATTCCGCCTCGACATCCCAGATTACGATTAATAACGTAACTGGAACGTTGGCGGCGCTCGGCTTGGCAAGTTCTGGTTCCTCGGTTCTGACCTATTCGCTTAATGCGAGTAGTCTTGAGCTGAGCCAGAGCGCGTCGCGCATAACGCTCGATGCAGTAACTGGCGCGATTCAGTCGCTAGCTCAAACGCGGGGTTCGTTGGGAGCTATTGAGTCTCGGTTGCACTTAGCGGTGAGTAACCTCTCAGTTGCACGTGAGAACTTCGCCGCTGCTGAGAGTCGCATCCGTGACCTCGACATCGCTGAAGAGGCGGCAAACCTGACCAGACTGAACATTCTCCAGAATGCTGGAGTGGCTGTTCTTGCTCAGGCTAACCAGGCTCCAGCGTTGGCGCTCAAGCTCCTAAGTTAA
- a CDS encoding flagellin: MSITINSNLASLRGQRLLSNSSEQLTQVYAKLSSGQRINRPSDDAAGLAIADSLRASQRVATVAVRNAQDGISTITIADGALSQIGQVLTRLAELSEQAANGTYSTQQRSAMHSEFIALGSEIERIATTTTFNGVALLSGNSQLVLQVGFDSKSTSQITVSQLTGTLAGLGLAASGVSAMSYSITGDTADVAQSAARFALEGVNGAISSLTNLRGTLGAVESRLLTTINNLSVARENFASAESRIRDIDVAAEAAELTRLNILQQAGAAVLAQANAQPQLALQLLRG; this comes from the coding sequence GTGTCAATAACTATTAACTCGAACTTGGCGTCTCTAAGAGGTCAGAGACTCCTATCCAATTCGTCCGAACAACTAACCCAAGTATACGCCAAATTGAGCTCTGGGCAGCGTATAAATCGGCCAAGCGATGATGCTGCCGGTTTAGCTATCGCTGATTCCTTGAGAGCTTCTCAGCGTGTAGCGACAGTCGCGGTCCGTAATGCACAAGACGGAATCTCGACGATCACTATCGCTGATGGTGCACTTAGCCAGATCGGCCAGGTGCTTACTCGATTGGCGGAACTGTCTGAACAGGCAGCTAACGGAACGTACTCGACTCAGCAGCGCTCTGCGATGCATAGCGAGTTCATAGCGTTGGGCTCTGAAATTGAACGTATCGCTACAACGACAACGTTCAATGGAGTGGCTCTACTCTCCGGTAATTCGCAGCTTGTTTTGCAGGTTGGGTTTGATTCAAAGTCAACGTCACAGATAACTGTAAGCCAACTGACTGGAACCCTTGCTGGGCTCGGTCTAGCAGCTTCGGGTGTATCTGCGATGTCGTACTCCATCACTGGAGATACGGCAGATGTTGCGCAGTCTGCAGCTAGGTTCGCACTAGAGGGTGTAAACGGTGCTATCTCATCGCTTACAAACCTTAGAGGAACCCTAGGAGCTGTAGAATCGCGACTCCTAACGACCATTAATAATCTCTCTGTTGCACGCGAAAACTTCGCATCTGCAGAGAGCCGCATCCGCGACATAGATGTCGCTGCGGAGGCTGCTGAGTTAACTCGACTCAACATCCTACAGCAGGCTGGTGCTGCCGTACTCGCTCAGGCGAATGCGCAACCACAGCTAGCACTTCAGCTCCTACGAGGATAA
- a CDS encoding glycine zipper domain-containing protein → MNINNKSAAILTTLALAVIISGCSQNGPQLSGAETGALTGSVLGAGLGAIVGNQTGNTGGGIAVGAAAGALGGALIGGQSDRQEDRTDQQDEKLRRQQEEIRRQQREIDDIRRGRSNDSYNDRDRYDYNDGYEPKNNNDRNDYRY, encoded by the coding sequence ATGAATATAAACAATAAAAGTGCTGCCATCCTTACAACTCTAGCTCTCGCGGTCATAATAAGCGGATGCTCTCAAAACGGCCCGCAGCTTTCAGGCGCTGAGACCGGTGCCCTAACCGGCTCGGTCCTTGGAGCTGGACTCGGAGCTATCGTCGGAAACCAGACCGGTAATACCGGTGGTGGTATCGCGGTAGGAGCTGCGGCAGGTGCGCTTGGAGGCGCGCTAATCGGTGGACAATCTGATCGCCAAGAGGACCGCACCGATCAACAGGATGAGAAGCTACGCAGACAACAAGAAGAGATTCGCCGTCAGCAACGGGAGATCGATGATATTAGACGGGGTCGCTCGAACGACAGCTATAACGATAGGGACCGCTACGACTACAACGACGGGTACGAGCCTAAAAATAACAACGATCGTAACGACTATCGATATTAG
- a CDS encoding acetyl-CoA C-acyltransferase yields MRVAIVGGVRTPFVKAGGAFSRYSALELGKHVVVGCVEKLGLDAAQIDELYFGTVLLDPRIPNLAREIILRSGLPKSINGHFVSNNCITGLLAANAAYEAIKSGRISCAIIGGSESMSQPTLTFPRRGEELFIRMSRARSLGQRLALLAKFRPGFIAPQAPSPKEPSTGLTMGQHCELMAQEFKISREEQDALALRSHRNAGEARSAGELSQQILALGDVAEDNLIRADTTLAKLQALPAVFDRSALGTISAGNASALTDGASAVCLMSEKMAREQGMPILGFIDGVQFSSLPPGDGLLMAPALALPTLFNRLGLTAAQVDIFEIHEAFAAQVLCNLRVWKDGWPRYATAAVLGAIPQEKINVLGGSLALGHPFAATGGRLLLNTCQALRNRNGRRGAISVCAAGGGAAALAISVE; encoded by the coding sequence ATGAGGGTAGCGATAGTTGGTGGGGTTCGAACCCCCTTTGTAAAGGCGGGCGGGGCGTTCTCGCGTTATTCGGCGCTTGAGCTTGGCAAGCATGTTGTTGTCGGCTGCGTTGAGAAGCTTGGGCTCGATGCCGCCCAGATTGATGAGCTGTATTTCGGTACAGTGCTGCTCGATCCCCGTATACCTAATCTAGCTCGCGAGATAATCCTGCGCTCCGGATTGCCGAAGTCTATTAACGGGCACTTCGTTTCTAACAACTGCATTACCGGATTGCTGGCAGCCAATGCTGCGTATGAGGCGATTAAATCAGGCCGCATCTCGTGTGCTATTATCGGCGGCAGTGAATCGATGTCGCAACCGACCCTGACCTTTCCCAGAAGGGGTGAGGAGCTATTTATTCGCATGAGTCGGGCGCGCTCACTCGGCCAGAGGCTTGCACTATTGGCTAAATTCCGCCCTGGGTTTATCGCCCCCCAGGCCCCAAGCCCCAAGGAGCCCTCAACCGGGCTAACGATGGGGCAGCACTGCGAGTTAATGGCGCAGGAGTTTAAGATTAGTAGAGAGGAACAGGACGCCCTGGCCCTGAGGAGCCATAGAAATGCTGGCGAGGCCCGTAGTGCTGGGGAGCTTTCCCAACAGATCCTAGCGTTAGGAGATGTGGCTGAAGATAACCTTATCCGCGCAGATACAACCCTTGCAAAGCTGCAAGCATTGCCTGCGGTCTTCGATCGCAGCGCGCTTGGTACGATTAGCGCTGGGAACGCTAGCGCACTTACCGATGGGGCTTCGGCTGTTTGCTTAATGTCAGAGAAGATGGCGCGTGAGCAGGGCATGCCGATCCTCGGTTTTATCGATGGTGTGCAATTTTCCTCGCTGCCCCCCGGGGATGGCCTCCTGATGGCTCCGGCGCTGGCCTTGCCTACACTCTTTAATCGCCTCGGGCTTACGGCTGCACAGGTCGATATATTTGAGATCCACGAGGCCTTTGCCGCGCAGGTGTTGTGTAACCTCAGGGTCTGGAAAGATGGCTGGCCTCGTTACGCAACGGCCGCAGTGCTTGGTGCAATTCCGCAGGAGAAGATCAACGTGCTTGGAGGTTCTTTAGCGCTCGGACATCCCTTTGCCGCTACCGGAGGCCGATTGTTGCTCAATACCTGCCAGGCCCTGCGCAACCGTAACGGTAGAAGGGGCGCTATCAGTGTCTGTGCTGCTGGGGGTGGAGCTGCTGCGCTAGCGATCTCAGTTGAGTAG
- a CDS encoding radical SAM protein, with protein sequence MSKLLQTTGLKSSYPILAVDSYERGISIGRIDRCEDGLDLQIDGEKRALMPLRSRYVMRSGEPLADLERHLERLSSQGELRRATVVFGVTTDPFHPFDQKFASSMKFLELFERYAPGQLIIQTRSPLVVIGLPVLKRIKQSVCVTIGIETPLEQVHRRYTPDLPTIEERWKTARALRRFGIRVGIQVAPLLPYGDWRGSAKAFASELCENGDFVTVRSVVQGCGTARATTPIARKLAQDRQFFWLRHDTQTPLVDAIQEISAEHLIHPASMEPQDPQMKLFGRG encoded by the coding sequence ATGAGCAAGCTACTGCAAACTACGGGACTTAAGTCCAGTTATCCGATCCTTGCAGTTGATTCGTATGAGCGCGGTATCTCCATTGGCAGGATTGATCGCTGCGAGGATGGGCTTGATTTACAGATTGATGGTGAAAAGAGAGCCTTGATGCCACTAAGAAGTCGGTATGTGATGCGCTCAGGTGAGCCGCTAGCGGATCTTGAGCGTCATTTGGAGCGACTCTCCTCTCAGGGAGAGCTGCGACGTGCAACGGTAGTTTTCGGGGTAACAACTGACCCCTTTCATCCCTTCGATCAGAAGTTTGCGAGCAGTATGAAGTTCCTCGAGCTCTTTGAGCGCTATGCTCCTGGGCAGTTAATTATTCAGACCCGCTCACCCCTGGTTGTGATCGGATTGCCGGTGCTAAAGCGGATTAAGCAGAGCGTCTGCGTAACTATAGGGATCGAAACTCCGCTAGAGCAGGTGCATCGACGTTACACCCCAGATCTTCCAACGATTGAGGAGCGCTGGAAAACTGCACGCGCATTACGCCGCTTCGGGATCAGGGTGGGTATTCAGGTTGCACCGTTACTGCCTTACGGAGACTGGCGGGGCAGCGCCAAGGCCTTTGCTTCTGAGTTATGCGAGAACGGGGATTTTGTGACAGTTCGCTCAGTAGTGCAGGGCTGTGGAACCGCTAGAGCCACTACCCCGATAGCTAGGAAGCTGGCGCAGGATAGGCAGTTCTTCTGGTTACGACACGATACGCAGACCCCCCTAGTTGATGCGATTCAGGAGATCTCAGCCGAGCACCTGATTCACCCAGCATCAATGGAGCCCCAAGATCCTCAGATGAAGTTGTTTGGGCGGGGGTAG
- the trxA gene encoding thioredoxin translates to MSGHVLEIGDAEFADKVLKATTPVVVDFWAPWCGPCKSIAPVLEEIATELGSLVAIYKVNVDENPKSPSQYSVRAIPNLIIFKGGVEVDRVVGAVPKNELIEKIKKVL, encoded by the coding sequence ATGAGCGGTCATGTTTTAGAGATTGGGGATGCAGAGTTTGCAGATAAGGTACTTAAGGCAACTACACCGGTTGTAGTTGATTTCTGGGCGCCGTGGTGCGGCCCATGCAAGAGCATCGCTCCGGTACTGGAAGAGATTGCAACAGAGCTTGGTAGCCTGGTGGCCATCTATAAGGTCAATGTAGATGAAAATCCAAAAAGCCCCTCGCAGTATAGCGTCCGTGCTATCCCTAATCTAATCATCTTTAAGGGTGGGGTTGAGGTTGACCGGGTTGTTGGTGCAGTTCCAAAGAATGAACTTATAGAGAAGATTAAGAAGGTGCTTTAG
- a CDS encoding 50S ribosomal protein L11 methyltransferase, whose protein sequence is MSWYKITITPNDSQLSTDELDSICATLIEAGAVGTSIELAPEICCFVEGNANSMLHIIAAAEELGCDVLSREEVLEKNWSAACPELWLPLEAGKLKIVPVESAEDPRQVDSDALKIIPGLGFGTGHHATTRMILTLLSSISTSQTFSSVFDLGTGSGILAIAAAKLFNAQVIAIDNDPLAINNALDNISLNRVQELVHASTDPIQTITQSFPLILANLYGEALVTLSAEVTRLAAPGCVLILSGITELMWEHVIDTYSSKHGWILEQELSDSGWICLVLRCNS, encoded by the coding sequence ATGTCCTGGTACAAAATAACTATCACACCTAACGACTCACAGCTCAGTACTGATGAGCTTGATTCGATCTGCGCTACGCTAATCGAGGCCGGGGCTGTTGGCACCAGCATTGAGCTCGCACCTGAGATCTGCTGCTTCGTTGAGGGTAATGCCAACTCGATGCTACACATAATTGCCGCGGCAGAGGAGCTCGGCTGCGACGTGCTATCGCGCGAGGAGGTTTTGGAGAAAAACTGGTCGGCTGCGTGTCCCGAACTATGGCTTCCACTTGAGGCCGGAAAACTAAAGATCGTACCGGTAGAATCGGCCGAAGATCCACGTCAGGTTGATTCGGATGCGCTCAAGATTATACCTGGGCTCGGCTTTGGCACGGGCCATCACGCCACAACACGGATGATCTTAACGCTACTAAGTAGCATCTCTACTTCTCAGACATTTAGCTCGGTCTTTGATCTCGGCACCGGCAGCGGCATTCTAGCCATCGCCGCAGCCAAGTTATTTAACGCTCAGGTAATAGCTATCGATAATGATCCACTCGCTATTAACAACGCCCTTGATAATATCTCTCTCAACAGGGTTCAGGAATTAGTTCACGCCTCGACCGATCCGATTCAAACCATTACCCAATCCTTTCCGCTTATCCTAGCTAATCTTTACGGAGAGGCGCTCGTTACCCTTAGCGCAGAGGTGACACGACTGGCGGCACCAGGATGCGTTCTTATACTTTCAGGGATTACGGAATTAATGTGGGAGCATGTAATAGATACATACAGCTCAAAGCACGGCTGGATTCTAGAACAGGAGCTCTCGGACTCGGGTTGGATCTGTTTAGTTTTAAGGTGCAACTCATAA
- a CDS encoding zinc-binding dehydrogenase produces the protein MKAIFFEKHGEIDTLKYADLPQPEPKPGEALIRVRAAALNHLDIWVRKGWPGLHLEMPHITGSDVSGEIVAVNTPGTTWTPGTRVIVNPGILTSEDEWTRKGEDSLSPGFKILGEQLRGGMADFVCVPVANLFKLPETVSFEDGAAPLLVGLTCWRMLFKRAALRAGETVLVVGAGGGVNSLSILLSRAAGATVIALTSGSEKREKAYELGAASVIDYVAQPEWHTEVLKLTKGRGVDVVVDNVGSRTMPKSLRAVARGGRIVTVGNTKGYELSFDNRILFTKQVSLIGSTMGGRQDFIEAMEFMFQHKIKAPIDSVAPLADGIKMIKRLEDGKQFGKIVLRT, from the coding sequence ATGAAAGCGATATTTTTTGAGAAGCATGGCGAGATAGACACCCTTAAATACGCAGATCTTCCACAACCTGAGCCTAAGCCAGGAGAGGCGCTGATAAGGGTCCGCGCCGCGGCGCTTAATCACCTCGATATCTGGGTCCGTAAAGGTTGGCCCGGCCTGCACCTTGAGATGCCCCATATAACCGGATCTGATGTATCGGGTGAGATCGTTGCGGTTAATACCCCCGGAACAACCTGGACGCCTGGCACCCGTGTGATAGTTAATCCAGGAATCTTAACATCAGAGGACGAATGGACCCGTAAGGGTGAGGATAGCCTTAGCCCCGGCTTTAAGATCCTGGGTGAGCAGTTGCGCGGCGGCATGGCCGACTTCGTTTGCGTCCCTGTAGCTAATCTCTTTAAACTTCCCGAAACAGTTTCATTTGAGGACGGCGCTGCTCCACTCCTGGTTGGCCTTACCTGCTGGCGTATGTTGTTTAAGCGCGCCGCTCTGCGTGCTGGAGAGACCGTACTGGTAGTGGGTGCTGGAGGTGGGGTTAATTCGCTCTCTATACTGCTGTCACGCGCAGCCGGAGCAACCGTAATCGCCCTGACCTCTGGTAGCGAGAAGCGTGAGAAGGCCTACGAGTTGGGCGCTGCCTCTGTTATTGATTACGTCGCACAACCGGAATGGCATACCGAGGTTCTTAAGCTCACTAAGGGGCGCGGCGTTGATGTTGTTGTCGACAACGTTGGTTCACGCACCATGCCGAAAAGCCTGCGTGCCGTAGCGCGTGGCGGCAGGATCGTTACTGTCGGTAACACCAAGGGCTACGAGCTCTCATTCGATAACCGTATCCTATTCACAAAACAGGTTTCGCTAATCGGCTCAACCATGGGGGGTCGTCAGGACTTTATCGAAGCGATGGAGTTTATGTTTCAACATAAAATCAAAGCCCCGATCGATTCCGTAGCGCCCCTCGCTGACGGCATAAAGATGATTAAGCGCTTAGAGGACGGCAAGCAGTTTGGAAAGATAGTGCTTAGGACGTAA
- a CDS encoding FAD-dependent oxidoreductase → MNSNSSRLLYTSEFEEQPNLDSRPFSTLTSRAGCLEQLGENRNFDLVILGGGLTAALTAHQLALRGIRVLVLEARYFGAHGVAWRNSLSGAVCTKPLDIMRGLASLRAFSHTIAPHLISLTSPDLPSAKTIWSGLALRGLRYLWRGAGRRAPTTSKGFPDLDEVLLIRELILAARQEGALALSYAQPIYVEAESESGCYNVGFRDLCSNNSYEVRAGGLLIDPTDGTFPATRLGTHILKVPERLPSTAQVVFQVEPRTLKGAGRFVSFELPDSSLVTVSYINDGVIEVALVCALKMPAPTAVLAIAREACEQAGWAIRATLSRWSSGCSYSRDLKVREQQGIFTIEERGPWDSFKSSAKVVRTMVLLAGERKTGITSRALPGVERACELDAFRALARTKGLSEGTIELVIQRWRGRVRYIDECVDGFREVVPGVLQGELELAVVGDQVQSIEELCFGTLALHYLPGWQELVAPLAQRLSESFNITVGAAAITQSIEERIEARIEERS, encoded by the coding sequence GTGAATAGCAACTCAAGCCGCCTGCTCTATACTTCCGAGTTTGAAGAACAGCCAAACCTTGATTCACGACCGTTCTCTACCCTAACGAGCCGCGCGGGATGTTTAGAGCAGCTCGGTGAGAACAGGAACTTCGATCTGGTTATATTAGGTGGTGGGCTTACTGCGGCCCTGACTGCACACCAACTAGCGCTCAGAGGAATACGGGTGCTTGTACTTGAGGCTCGATACTTCGGTGCGCATGGGGTGGCGTGGCGTAACTCACTCTCAGGTGCAGTTTGCACTAAGCCCCTCGATATTATGCGAGGTCTAGCTAGTCTGCGGGCGTTCTCGCACACCATCGCACCGCATCTGATCTCGCTAACATCGCCAGATCTTCCAAGTGCAAAAACCATCTGGAGCGGCTTGGCGCTGAGAGGCTTAAGGTATCTATGGAGAGGGGCGGGGCGTCGGGCACCTACGACTAGCAAAGGATTTCCGGACCTTGATGAGGTTCTACTAATCCGCGAACTTATCCTAGCGGCGCGCCAGGAGGGGGCGTTAGCGCTCTCCTATGCGCAACCTATCTACGTAGAGGCTGAATCAGAGAGCGGATGTTATAACGTAGGCTTTCGCGATCTCTGCTCGAATAATAGCTATGAGGTTAGGGCTGGTGGTCTACTGATCGATCCGACCGACGGCACATTCCCAGCAACAAGGCTCGGCACTCATATCTTGAAGGTTCCAGAGAGGCTGCCCTCAACCGCGCAGGTTGTTTTTCAGGTAGAGCCCCGCACACTTAAGGGTGCGGGTCGTTTCGTGTCCTTTGAGCTGCCAGATAGCTCCTTAGTAACGGTCTCGTATATCAATGATGGTGTTATTGAGGTAGCGCTAGTGTGTGCTTTGAAGATGCCGGCGCCCACGGCGGTGCTAGCTATAGCGCGTGAAGCGTGTGAGCAGGCGGGGTGGGCCATTCGCGCGACCCTTAGTAGATGGAGCTCTGGGTGCAGCTACTCCAGAGACCTTAAGGTTAGGGAGCAGCAGGGGATCTTTACTATTGAGGAGCGGGGGCCGTGGGACTCTTTTAAGAGCTCCGCCAAGGTGGTGCGGACCATGGTGTTGTTAGCAGGCGAGAGGAAAACAGGTATCACTAGCAGGGCTTTGCCCGGTGTTGAGCGCGCCTGTGAGCTCGATGCCTTTCGCGCACTAGCGCGCACAAAGGGTCTCTCGGAGGGTACTATAGAGCTCGTGATTCAACGCTGGCGTGGGCGGGTACGTTATATAGATGAGTGCGTTGATGGCTTTAGAGAGGTTGTGCCTGGGGTGCTGCAGGGTGAGCTTGAGCTGGCTGTAGTTGGTGATCAGGTTCAATCGATTGAGGAGCTATGTTTTGGAACACTCGCGTTACACTACCTACCGGGCTGGCAGGAATTGGTAGCTCCATTAGCGCAGAGATTATCTGAGAGCTTTAATATTACGGTAGGAGCTGCTGCTATAACGCAGTCTATAGAGGAGCGGATAGAGGCGCGGATAGAGGAGCGCAGCTGA
- the purD gene encoding phosphoribosylamine--glycine ligase has translation MKVLVIGAGAREHALSWRIAASPRVSKVFCAPGNPGIAEVAELLPIAPTATKELLQAVIDNGIGLTVVGPEVALEAGVVDLFEANGKVIVGPTKAAALLESSKAFAKEIMLEAGVPTASHHVFSECRALERHCAEVGAPLVLKADGLAAGKGVFVIERAADFPAAIEALFGTLRAERVVVEEFLSGVEVSCIFASNGTELIPLAPAHDYKRLCDNDLGPNTGGMGSVCPSPRIDEQELTWIQEHCANPILRVMRARGAPFKGFLYAGMMVPAGLEGRPDGIRVLEYNTRLGDPECQAILVRLESDPIELFEWMAGVRSERPKLVWRKQVSTCVVIASDGYPEQPVKGGQITGLELAALVPGAVVFHAATTLDARGNLVSNGGRTLTIVGLGADSDSARSAAYKAVDLVQLRGRRVRRDIGIGIGKGA, from the coding sequence ATGAAGGTTCTAGTTATCGGAGCTGGTGCCAGAGAGCATGCCCTTAGTTGGCGTATCGCGGCATCCCCACGCGTCTCAAAGGTCTTCTGTGCCCCTGGAAACCCGGGCATAGCGGAGGTAGCCGAGCTTCTTCCGATCGCACCAACCGCCACTAAAGAGCTGCTGCAAGCCGTGATCGATAACGGAATTGGTCTAACGGTGGTAGGTCCAGAGGTGGCGCTTGAGGCCGGAGTGGTAGATCTATTCGAGGCTAACGGTAAGGTTATAGTTGGTCCGACTAAGGCTGCGGCCCTACTTGAAAGCTCCAAGGCCTTTGCCAAGGAGATTATGCTTGAGGCTGGTGTGCCAACAGCCTCCCACCATGTTTTTAGCGAGTGTCGCGCGCTAGAGCGGCACTGTGCAGAGGTTGGTGCGCCCTTGGTGCTTAAGGCTGATGGGCTCGCTGCTGGTAAGGGTGTTTTTGTGATAGAGCGTGCTGCTGATTTTCCGGCGGCGATTGAGGCCCTCTTTGGAACACTAAGAGCCGAGCGGGTGGTTGTGGAGGAGTTTCTAAGCGGCGTAGAGGTAAGCTGCATCTTTGCTTCAAACGGCACGGAGCTTATTCCGCTTGCTCCTGCCCACGACTATAAGCGTCTCTGTGATAACGATCTTGGCCCTAACACCGGTGGAATGGGTTCGGTCTGCCCCTCACCCCGTATCGATGAGCAGGAGCTCACCTGGATTCAGGAGCATTGCGCAAATCCTATCCTAAGGGTGATGCGCGCGCGGGGTGCTCCATTTAAGGGCTTCCTGTATGCCGGGATGATGGTTCCAGCAGGCTTAGAGGGGCGGCCAGATGGGATACGGGTGCTTGAGTACAATACGAGGCTCGGTGACCCTGAGTGTCAGGCTATCCTGGTTAGGTTAGAGAGCGATCCGATTGAGCTCTTTGAGTGGATGGCGGGGGTTCGATCTGAGCGGCCTAAGCTTGTTTGGCGTAAGCAGGTAAGCACCTGTGTTGTTATAGCGTCGGATGGATACCCAGAGCAGCCTGTTAAGGGGGGCCAGATAACGGGGCTCGAGCTGGCGGCGCTTGTTCCTGGGGCGGTTGTTTTTCATGCTGCCACTACCCTTGATGCTCGTGGTAACCTGGTATCAAACGGTGGTCGTACGCTGACCATCGTTGGGCTTGGAGCGGATAGCGATAGCGCTCGTAGCGCTGCCTACAAGGCGGTCGATCTGGTGCAGCTACGTGGCCGTAGGGTTAGGCGCGATATAGGTATAGGTATAGGTAAAGGCGCATAA